The following proteins are co-located in the Amphiprion ocellaris isolate individual 3 ecotype Okinawa chromosome 7, ASM2253959v1, whole genome shotgun sequence genome:
- the ywhag2 gene encoding 14-3-3 protein gamma-B, whose product MVDREQLVQKARLAEQAERYDDMAAAMKSVTELNEALSNEERNLLSVAYKNVVGARRSSWRVISSIEQKTSADGNEKKIEMVRAYREKIEKELEAVCQDVLNLLDNFLIKNCSETQHESKVFYLKMKGDYYRYLAEVATGEKRATVVESSEKAYNEAHEISKEHMQPTHPIRLGLALNYSVFYYEIQNAPEQACHLAKTAFDDAIAELDTLNEDSYKDSTLIMQLLRDNLTLWTSDQQDDEGGEGNN is encoded by the exons atggttGATCGCGAGCAGCTGGTGCAGAAAGCCAGGCTGGCTGAACAGGCTGAGAGATATGATGATATGGCAGCTGCTATGAAATCG gTGACGGAGCTGAACGAGGCCCTGTCCAATGAGGAGAGGAACCTCTTGTCCGTGGCCTACAAGAACGTGGTGGGCGCCCGCCGCTCCTCCTGGAGGGTAATCTCCAGCATTGAGCAGAAAACCTCGGCCGATGGCAATGAGAAGAAGATTGAGATGGTGAGGGCCTACCGGGAGAAGATTGAGAAGGAGCTGGAGGCCGTGTGCCAGGACGTGCTCAACCTCCTGGACAACTTCCTGATCAAGAACTGCAGCGAGACCCAGCACGAGAGCAAAGTGTTCTACCTGAAGATGAAGGGCGACTACTACCGGTACCTGGCTGAGGTGGCCACGGGGGAGAAGAGGGCCACGGTGGTGGAGTCTTCAGAGAAGGCCTACAACGAGGCTCACGAGATCAGCAAGGAGCACATGCAGCCCACCCACCCCATCCGCCTGGGCTTGGCTCTCAACTACTCTGTGTTTTACTACGAGATCCAGAACGCCCCGGAGCAGGCCTGTCATCTGGCCAAGACCGCCTTCGACGACGCCATCGCCGAGCTCGACACCCTCAACGAGGACTCCTATAAAGACTCCACTCTCATCATGCAGCTGCTCCGAGACAACTTGACACTGTGGACAAGTGACCAGCAGGATGACGAGGGAGGGGAGGGCAACAATTAA
- the si:ch211-105f12.2 gene encoding RIMS-binding protein 2-like isoform X2 yields the protein METRLELDVLIYPDEVRVATPEDVRDWELETASQVSIPTVRLFVALYPYNPAAMSPNPETAAEELPFVPGQIIKVFGDTDADGFYHGMSLMPSLSDVASIPDDVVVRRMVALFDYDPWESSPNMDSEVELGFRSGDIIYVLGNMDQDGFYYGDLHGRRGLVPSNFLQPLPWE from the exons ATGGAGACAAGGCTTGAGTTGGATGTTCTGATTTATCCAGATGAAGTGAGGGTTGCTACTCCGGAGGATGTGAGGGACTGGGAGCTGGAGACGGCCAGCCAGGTGTCCATACCGACCGTCCGGCTGTTCGTGGCTCTTTACCCCTACAATCCTGCTGCCATGTCCCCCAACCCTGAGACGGCTGCAGAGGAGCTGCCCTTCGTGCCAGGCCAGATAATCAAG GTGTTTGGGGACACAGATGCTGATGGTTTCTATCACG GTATGTCTCTAATGCCAAGTCTGAGTGACGTGGCCAGCATCCCCGACGATGTGGTTGTTCGACGAATGGTGGCCTTATTTGACTACGATCCGTGGGAGAGTTCGCCCAACATGGACAGTGAA GTTGAACTCGGCTTTCGGTCCGGAGACATCATATATGTGCTGGGTAACATGGACCAGGATGGATTTTACTAT GGCGACCTTCACGGACGACGAGGTTTGGTTCCGTCGAACTTTCTGCAGCCGTTACCCTGGGAGTAG
- the si:ch211-105f12.2 gene encoding RIMS-binding protein 2-like isoform X1, with protein METRLELDVLIYPDEVRVATPEDVRDWELETASQVSIPTVRLFVALYPYNPAAMSPNPETAAEELPFVPGQIIKVFGDTDADGFYHGESGGLSGYVPGNMVAEIPVDDEYLKHLLMQQGFLPVDHTGMSLMPSLSDVASIPDDVVVRRMVALFDYDPWESSPNMDSEVELGFRSGDIIYVLGNMDQDGFYYGDLHGRRGLVPSNFLQPLPWE; from the exons ATGGAGACAAGGCTTGAGTTGGATGTTCTGATTTATCCAGATGAAGTGAGGGTTGCTACTCCGGAGGATGTGAGGGACTGGGAGCTGGAGACGGCCAGCCAGGTGTCCATACCGACCGTCCGGCTGTTCGTGGCTCTTTACCCCTACAATCCTGCTGCCATGTCCCCCAACCCTGAGACGGCTGCAGAGGAGCTGCCCTTCGTGCCAGGCCAGATAATCAAG GTGTTTGGGGACACAGATGCTGATGGTTTCTATCACGGTGAGTCCGGTGGTCTCTCCGGTTATGTACCAGGTAACATGGTGGCTGAAATCCCCGTGGACGACGAGTACCTGAAGCATTTACTCATGCAGCAGGGGTTCCTCCCTGTCGACCACACAG GTATGTCTCTAATGCCAAGTCTGAGTGACGTGGCCAGCATCCCCGACGATGTGGTTGTTCGACGAATGGTGGCCTTATTTGACTACGATCCGTGGGAGAGTTCGCCCAACATGGACAGTGAA GTTGAACTCGGCTTTCGGTCCGGAGACATCATATATGTGCTGGGTAACATGGACCAGGATGGATTTTACTAT GGCGACCTTCACGGACGACGAGGTTTGGTTCCGTCGAACTTTCTGCAGCCGTTACCCTGGGAGTAG